GCAAGACTCAGAGTGAAGTTGATGCTaaattggaagttggaagaCAATTTTTTGAAGTCTAAAGAGTCATGTTGATGAAAAACCAAGACAACATACTTTGTGTGCTAAGGCGGACAATGAAACTTGATATACATGCCATCAAAAAGCGAGaaagtttcaagtattttaGATTGGCCCGTAATGAATCTTagcaataattaaataaattatattatatgaagtGAAAACTTGACTAATCAAAAATATTGAGTAAAAATAAGATCAGTATATACGTTCACTTTCTTCAAATTCCACTATATAAAATTAACTGgataaattattgttattatgtCATTATTAGATCTAGAAGGGATCGAGTTTTGTTATTTGCTCAAAATTCTAGTGGTacctcaaaataaaaaaagccAAAGGgataaaacaaaaaagttacTGGCCACACGAAACATTCCGTTGGTCAATACAAGTTAACCCACTGTCACACGAATAAGGAAGAAAGGGTGAAATTGATAAGACAAGAATTGAAGCTACATTTGACATGACTAGTTGAAGTGATATTACTTTGTCCTCACTCTTTTGGCCCCTCCTCCCATATAGgagtataattttatttttatttttatttttttatcgaGTGTTCAGAGTCTACATTATAATACTACACTCATTTTGGGCAGcatttttaacaaaattttctttatattcaaaactcaaatttgagacTTCTGATTAAAACTAAACCAATCCCACCACTACACCAAGACTCATATTGATCTTATGATCTTCTCTTGTTCCTTCTTTCTGCGCCACTTAGGAGTTAGGTCTCATTATCTTCTTTTGTTCCTTCTTTCTGCGCCATTGCTTTTTCCTCTATAAATGGTCTAGCTACTCTCCAGGGCCGGCTCTATGCTTTGGGAAATAAGGTTtttgccttaggcccccaaattttggtaaattatgtgttaaattttttattaaaaaattgattatttattataaaaagtatatttaaaaaaatatattattttattcacttAAACATTTTTGatactttgttaaaaataacaattaatagtgaaaagtgttgaacgaagtgaattacaaattcttttttatttctttttaaattttagtttcaagcattactacaagcatattaaaatggggtataccaagtcatcaactttttgagtcaaattttatggttctaactcttatctttatttaatattcgTCAACTTATAACTTTTGAATTATGTTAACAactcatataataattgtctcactAAAATGATGTTTTCAATGTTGAGTTGATGACTTACCTAAAACTAATaactgaaaaaataatttaaatactaataaaattcatctaaataatgtaagaaaaatatttttttgaataaatacatatatgaagtttgtttatattttaaaccttgaattaaaattttgcttTAGGCCCCAATaacgttgagccgcccctgctACTCTCTCTTCACTAtttctacttttattttatcTCCTTTACACCGAAAGTATATAAGAAAAtctagaatttttaaaattactttacaTAACAATTTATGTGGTATCATTGCATAACAATCTTTGTTATATTATTGAATACCATCATAACTAGGTAGACTATAAACCAAACaaagttttatttaaaaattctcaaaattcaCATATTAAACGTTAAATAGTTTGATCTTCTGAATCAagccactatatatatatatatatttaattttatccaCAATTATATACGAATTTTACTTATGgagtaaaaagaaataaagaactAAAGAATCATTTAGTTTGAAGAATCATTTAGTTTGAAGACAGGTTATGCttaatttagttattttgttataattattaatgatttgatttgttatattaaaaattttgttTACAACAATATCCGTTACCTTATttagtagaaaaatatttttgaattttttgttattttataccGAAATAACTATTTTTGCTAATGTTATTCTACCGTAGAAAAAATAACTAATCTTGATACTAATTATTTaccttaatatattttttcaggaTTAATAACCACACAAGAGACAAAAATTGCACTAAATTTCATCGTAACATACCAAACTAGCCCCAAGTAATTGAGATATTTTATctggaaattattttttcaagtgTTATCTCATTCTCAATGCGGAATAAAAATAACACTAAAATTTTGGAATAATTATCTCATGTTCCTCCGGTTAAATGAGATAAGtgagtttattttttgttttctgtttgatataatatatttatattggaGTTTGATAAAATCCAAATTTACATCAAATAGAGCTCCATTCATATGTAACGTTTGGCCGCTCcctattaataattttttcatttccaaAATTGAAAGTCGAGACTTGAATAACCTCATCCAGTATTCCGGACCGAGTTGTATGTATCAAATCATGAACCCACAAGAAGTAAAACTATTGTACTCTCTCACATCCTATATATAGTGAGTCGAAACAACTTCAAAAAATACCCCCACAAAACAAACACAGCCATGTTAGACGTGTATAGTACCATTAATTCCGTCTCACAGAACTTCTCCCTTCCATCGGCGCCGCCACTACCGCTGCCGTCATCACCACCGACGGTGAGCCGTTACGAGCTACAAAAACGGCGAGATTGGAATACATTCGGACAGTACTTGAGAAACCACAAGCCACCATTGATACTTTCGCGATGCAGCGGAGCGAACATTCTAGAATTCTTAAAATACCTGGATCAATTCGGAAAAACGAAAGTTCACAACTGTCATTGTCCGTTTTTCGGCGATCCTCATCCGCCGGCGCCGTGCAATTGCCCGTTGAAACAGGCGTGGGGGAGCCTTGACGCGCTAATTGGGAGGCTACGCGCCGCTTTTGAAGAGAACGGAGGACGGACGGAGACGAATCCGTTTGGTGCTCGAGCAGTGAGATTGTATTTGAAGGAAGTGAGAGACACGCAAGCCAAAGCGAGGGGGATTGCTtatgagaagaagaaaagaagaaatattaagCAGCGGATTAGTACTAATATTTGTGATTAGAGTTTGAGTAGAtgctatatataattattaatggctttaattatttggaattaaaattaattagctTGTTGTATTATTATGTACCGTATATAAATAGGAGTATATGTTTTTGCTAGAACTATTAAATCATCTTCTGTTTCAATTGAAAGTTGATCTTGTGATTGATATCaagattttgttaaaaaaacatgtaaaaGTGTTTGCAAATACGTTTAAGAAGCACTGGGACTTTAGTAGTAATTGGCTTATACCAAGTACCAATTAAGGCAGATTAGCGTcgtaaatcatattttaattgaaattctttttttttttaattacttcgAAGTTCGAAGTATACTAATCTTTATTATGATCATATAAACATGTGAAAGAGAAGCTAGAATGAAAGAAACCATATTATATTCTCTATTATCTGAGGCGGAGCCAGATAGGATCAAGGGGTTCATTCGAATCTCCTTTAACAGGTGTttacttttcaaatttgaatccGTTAATAAAAATCATAGCTCTATCACTGACATTTATATTTCCCTTAATAGGGAAAATCAGGATACAGGCACCAATTTGATTTTTTGTGGAACATCAACGAATCTTGTGGCACAACTAGttgattttttcaattatttcattcattcttaatttcttttgtatttgtcACCTCAATGACAAGTTTCCACTTAATAGCTAGCGATGGGACATGTAAATTCCAAAATGAAAAAACGAATCCTaccatatttcctctttttaatAATTGCAGCTAGAAAAAATTTTACTTGCTTCTGGATTGCATTAAAATGATCTACTAAAAGCACATTATATTATTCTTCATTATAGAAGAAATGTGGTAGAGAAAAAAGGAGGACAATAATTAGATTAAGATtcttattttttgggttttcaATTTGTGGTAAAGAGGCGTTTCCTTTGTGTTTTGGTCTTCAAATTCCATCATTGCATAGGTTTTAGTTTGCCACtagttttttttggttttttgtttGGAGGTTCAAGACAAAGTATATAGGAAAGGGAATTAAAGTCAATAAGAATTTGAATATGTATGTAGAAACAAGATAACAAGTTTTCTAGCGAACATATcctcataattattttttgaggaTCTATCGAAAgtagcctctctacctccaagATAGAGATAAGATATGTGTACACTTATCTTCCTAGGACATCACTTTGTGGGATTAAACTAAATATATTGTCATTATTTGTACTTATGATGTTGTTATTCATGATATTTGAATTTTAGCATACAAAAAATGTTAGTTAATCGATCATGAAGTTTTGAacatttcaattaaatttttaccGTACACAATACACATTAATggtttattttcagttttaacactccaaaactctagtagtagtattttatttaaagaaaCTAAAGggataaaaatgacatttttatgTGATGCATGACTCTACTAGTTTTGGACAGACAAAGCAAATTAATGTATTCAGTTGGTGAAGCTTACAATCTAACTAGTGAATCTTACAAGATATTATAACTTTCCTTTTATAATAAAGCCTACTACTTTTGAACTGCTCATGGTAGAGCCCTTTTCCCTCATAATTGTGGTGTTCAGGCTTAGCTTGTGTGCAACTTGACTAATTTCATGAGTTACCTGACTTTTTCAACCAGCATCAGATAGCAGGTAACTCTATGCACTACGGCTAGGTTTTTGTCTTTATTGAAATTTAAACCTGAAACCTCATGGTTAGAGTTGTCAATATGGACTGGGCCATCACATCCGGGCTAACCTGTACAAACTTTGAAATTTGACAGACTAGACCGGTTTAGCCCATTTTTTTGTGGGCCAAAAAATGGTCAGCTCTgcccacaagtacgtgggctacgGGCTGTGCCAGGCCagcccaatttttttaaaataatattttttataattttttaaatcaaattataatttaaaaatattatcataaatatcgataagacaatattacatggtgttagtgttattacttgttaatcaaatgcacaaataaaattatctttataatatttagtaagtttgatttcaaataaaagcataaataattaaatcgaaatattaacctaattgtttttcaatgattataataaaacacaaaatctATGACAGTATTTCATTGGTTACGGCTTACGTAATGAATCCCTAGAAATTTTTAGGGAACTAGTTTTTtgacacgtgtgttgcacgtgattaccaatttcaaaaatatatgttagtaaatagtattgtttattttagcgaaaatttgaataataagcttagcaaaaattaatattgtagattcttttgtgaatgttcaatatGGAtagtcatatatatctcttatgcACGCAAatctatgaagatggtcaatgaaaaattttattagttaaatgcaattatgtatatatttatttcaatttgatgaggttcatgtaattagtcttacctcactaatattaccttatagataatatttgttttgttttttttaccaGATGTGTTTTGCATGTGTATTCTACattaaattgtttagatgtcatatgaacatgtgaaaagaacaactacattatatatattcacatattttcacatttgttgtgaattttttttttaaaaaaaacagaactcggaaaattttaaaatgatatattttgaagttagaagatctcattaacttgataatacatttatgacatatataatactttaatttaaatacaaatacctatccaaatataaatatatgtttgcattaatgaaaatatttatctcataaaattagctattaaataaataataaaaaattaaattaatacaaacttcaattggcgttattacaagtcatattaacttttcttcgtctaaaatactgaaatattaagaaatcataaataagtaaaacaaaagggcaatgtttatatagtaataataattatttttgaagcaaacttcctgagaatctaaatcacataagtagcattgataaataaagtcattcttttttcttgAGCATCACAAACAAATcatgacaattctctaaattttggaaaatgatattcaaaagcatatatctacatcacaagaaaaattgttaacaaaaacaaatgaatttagattacatcatgttaacttcatatattggaacattccatattaatgtatataataagaaaataattattatatcatcaaaattgtacttattattttcctcaagtactcaagGTTATGAAATATACCCTCTTGGGATAGAAcgacttacttcatcagaatagtggtacctcatattccgctaaacttcaaactcactcaacgacaagaaatcacacaaaaaaatttaaaattcaagaagagtagaagattagaaaaaattgtggttgaaaattGAGAGGAAGTCCCTCTATTTATaatcaacaaagggtagtatgaacaaatgttttatgtgtcttatctgaaaaatcatgacctttccgagaagtcacaacactttggaaaaggcactacttattgaaaaagtcacaacttcatgaaaaaatcacaactcatcaaaaaatccCAACCCTtggaaaaaagtcacaacttatcggaaaagtcacaactcatcgaaaaagtcacaacctaagttagggatattatagtaatttaacattcaaatttggagttcatgcttttaagataatatagatatagatatttATGTTATGTAGtgcatattttataaacataatttgtatttaaattttaacatttcaaactttaaatacattttgagtttggactcttgttatattttattttctattttatttttatttttattttttaattaattttcatttgaCCCACGGGCCGGCgctatccatatttctcaagccctaCAAATCAACAGATAAATTAGCAAACTAGTCACAATCcttaacataattattaaaaacatatacactttaaaataattattaaaaatgtcaatatgtcaatattttagaaaataaattgaatcctaatataattaatcttctttccttttatttctcaaatcagGCTCACATTGGACCATTATTTATTTCACTATCCggtaaaaaaaaactcattaccCACTTACCCCTCTTTCTAGGTTTTACCCCAAATCACTCCTTTCtctttcttccctttttcaCCATTGTTATCTccttttttgtttaagaaaatcAACTCTTCGAATTTCCTACACTTTGGTTAAGAAATCTcacaattaattcaaaagattCTTCACCCATTGATAAAGTAAATTCGAAGTCAACAAGTATTTTGTGAAGTTTcttgtgattttattttcatattcacCAAGTATTATGTATTTCGAATTTTTCGTCTTTTAATCagtattgtttaattttttgtgaGTTTATTTTCATATTCACCAAGTATTTTGTGAGATTATCCTCTTTTATGTATTTCggatttttcatcttttaagcACTATTGTTCGATTTTtttatacatcatatattgtttgattttttatacattcattttaataatttcaaaaaaattgctTATGGGGTTACTTATGCACAAGTAAATACGGATTTTCGAATTTGAAATTTGGTGaacaaaaaatcagaaaaaaggaacatagcagacaaagaagaagaagaagaaagagagagttagagaagaaggttgcaaaaattgtattcataccaaaattgtattcatattaatttgtttgtcaattatttttcttttactcagCATTTGCATTTGTATTAAGaatattgtatttcttttttagtttgtagtcATTCCAATAGGTATGTCAAATAGATTTGTATTTCTTAAGCATAGATGTATCCTATATTTTTCATagttaatttgtatatttttttagagtatTGTATCCTTCCTCAACAGATTATTTTCGCTATGTAtgctatatattttttttcagaatCTTGTATCTCTATTTCTTTCATagtaaattttcattttttaaaaatattgtatccTTCCTCAACAGACTGTACTATTTTCACCatgtatgctattttttttttccaaaatcgTGTAtcctttcataaatcatattcatatgtaATGATTGGATTATATTGAGATACAATCAGcaatatttttgtaatacaaataaaagaaaaatatatttggtagtcatgtaatacaattttaattttcattatgaAAGTAATATActaacttgaatttgaatggtAAAGTGAGcacataaaatgtaaaaattattggtatacaattacgaagaaaacaaaataaaaaatttctcttttctgttattaaataattgtattcttataaatcaaacaaataaaaaatacataaatcaaatacataacaaactaaaatattgacatttttaataaatattgaaagtgtgGCTAAAGAGTCCTACTAAatgtcaaaatattgacattttaaaaaatttctcttTATTCAAACCGGactaaaaagtttattttttagatGGGCTCCAAAAATCTTAACTCAACCCTATCAAATCACGGGTTAGGCCAGGCTAACCCAATGGGCCTAGCCTATATTGACGGCTCTACTCGTGATTTTCAACTCACTCCATTCATCACTAGGCCACACTCccccacacccttgggtgctcTCACGGTAGATCCATTTTCCGCTCAAGTAATGATGTGATCCACTTTCTGCTCAGGTGACTAGGAAAACTGCTGAACTGAATGGAGATCAGAATTAAGAGCTTTATTTTGTAACAAATGCACATATTCTGTATATGAAAGAATCAGAAAACAACATACTCCTATAAATGATACATGTCTCTGTTTAGATCATTATTCCCTTTGTAAGgtcaaatataaattaatcaatgcTGCAACACAAAGATGAAATGCCTATGCTATCTGAATTGTGGATACAGTGCACTTAGCTAAGCTCTATTCTTGGGTTGGTTAATAGTGAATTTAATCAGAGTTCTGGGGATAATGACTGTTGTATTTGAAGATTCATTTGAGGAACATAACCCTCATTTTGCAGCTCCATTAGAAGATTGTCTAATAAAAGATATATCTGACCAGACTGCGGGTGACTCGCGTCTGCAGCAACAAATATATGAGTGCTATTGTTAACTTCAGTCCAGCTGTAACCAGGTACTTTCTGCACTCCTCTTTCCTTCATCATGAGACGAATTTTAGAAACCATATCCCATTTACCGGCGTTAGCATGTAGATTTGATTGTAACATATAGTAGCCGGAATTTTGGGGGTCCAGGCTCAATAGATGCTCAGAAGCCATTTCAGCAAGCTCGGTATTGCCATGTAAGCGACAAGCCCCAAGTAATGTCCCCCAAATGCCTGCATCTGGAGCAAATGGCATGCTCTTAATGACTCCAAATGCTTCTTCCACAAGACCAGCTCTGCCAAACAAGTCAACCATGCATGCATAATGCTCTGTTCGGGGTGTAATCCCATATTCCTTAGTCATGCAATTGAAGTAGTGTTTTCCCTCTTCAACTCGACCAGAGTGGCCACAAGCAGATATGATCGCAAGAAAAGTGACGTGGTCAGGCTGGAATCCATCTTTTCTCATTCCATGAAACAAATTCAGACAGTCCTTAAATCGACCATGATTTCCATAAGCTGCAATAATACTATTCCATGATACTTCATTCTTGTGCGCCATTAAGTCAAATACGCGCCAAGCTACCTCCAAGTTCCCACATTTAGCATACATATCTATTAATGAACTTTCCACAAAAACATCGGAACTTAATGCACTTTTCATAATGAAGCCATGGATTTCTTTCCCATAATGGAGAGCTGGCAAATTTGCACAAGCAGAAAGAGCACTGGATATGCTGACACAATCATATTTGGCTCCAATTGCACCCATCTGCTGGAAGAAGTCAATGGCCAATTCCGGTTCAGCATTCTGGCAACAACTCGTGATCATTGAATTCCAACAAACAATATCTCTTTCAGACATCTTTCTGAAAACTTGTTGAGCAAGATCCAATCTTCCACACTTTGCATACATGTCCATCACCGCACTTCCCACATAAAGTATTCCTTGAAAGCTGCGCTTAACAATGACGCCATGCAGCTCCTTACCTAATCTCAAAGCAGCCAAACCAGAACAAGCTGGTAAGGTACTTGCTACAGTAACAGGATTGGGCCTCATCTTCTTATTAAGTAACCATCGGAAAACATCTATGGCATCAGAACTCATGGCATTAAGAATAAATCCTGAAATCATAGCAGTACAAATAACAACATCCACTGCAGGGCTGCAGCTAAATATGTTGCGTGCTGCCACAACATTCCTGCACTTGAAGTACATATCAATAATGGCATTCTTTAAGAAAACATCAATAGATACATCATGTCTCAAGATATAACCATGAATCGCCTTCCCCTGGTACAAATCTTCCGATATAGAAACAGAGGGGAGCAAACTGGCAAAGGTGATAGAGTCTGGTTTGACACTGCTAGCTACCATTTCCCGAAATAAATCCAACGCCTTATCGATATACCCATTCTGTACATACCCTCCAATCATCCCATTCCAAGTCACACGATCTGCTTGTGGCACTAAATCAAAGATCTTGCGTGCATCAAACAAGGAACAGAATTTAGCATACATTGCAATCAATGTATTGGCTACTGGAGAATCCATTTCCAACCCACATCGCATAACAAGCCCATGAAGCTGACAACCAAATTTAACCATCATTTCCGAGGCACAAACAGAAAGAACACAAGCATATGTTACTGAATTAGGCTTAGTTTCACTTTTCCTCATTTCCATAAATAACCCAACCACATCATTCACAGACTGTTCATCTTTAGCATAACCATTAAGCATCACATTCCACAAGACACTATCCCTTTGAGACATTTTATCGAACAAAAGACGAGCATCATCCAAACAACCATTCTCAGCATAGAACTTAATAAAAGCACTACCCACAAACACATCATCCTCAAAACCTAAACTTTGTACTAACCCATGTAGCCATTTACCTAAATTCACAGCATTTATACCAGCACAAGCCTTAATCACACAAGGAAAAGTGTATTTATCAGGGCAAGTACCAAAAACCAACATCTTAAAGAACAGCAAGATTGCAAGATCAAAACGACCCATTATTGTATAACCTCTAATCATCCAATTCCAAGGGGAAGCATAACACAACTGAAGCTGAAAAAACAATTTCTTGGCATCGATAAACCTGTTACACAAAACATACATCCCCAAGATTCTTGTACCAAGAATACCCAAGTTGTCGATTCCATTTACAGTTACTTGGGCATGAACCTGCTCCCCTTTACGAAGAACAGAACCAAGATTTTCTGTAGAATTTGTGCAAGATTGCAGAATTGGAGCTAGTTTCGATGTTAAAATTTCTTCTGTATTGTGAAAAACTGAATCTTGAATGAAAGGGGAATTGGGTTTTGAGGAAAATGCCGCAGCGACTGAGATACTCCTTCTGAAGATTGAACAGATGTTCTTGCTTTGAAACAACATTTACAAGTTGAGGTTTACTGTTTTCCTTTGTCCATTTTTCTGCCCTAGAGTGTGATCATAAAATTAAAGTGTTTTAACATATTAATTTTGACAAATggttataaaaaatttaataagatttaacttcaatttcaaTCAAATATTGTCAAATATGGTTTTGTTATAATGAAAATGATACTTTATAGTGTTTTATTTAGCAAGTGAAAATGCCAGTATCTTACTTCAAACTTACATGGCTGCAACCCTCTTTTTTCCCCGATTTTTCAAGGTTGTGAAACAGCCCTTTTTAGAAATGTAGGATAAAATTGTACAATAAACATTTATAGTTCGGTCCTTTCTTGAATCCTGCACATAAAGGAAGCTTAATGCGCCGCCCTTTTTAGTCATATACAACTATCTAATATGCATTTCATTATTACTACGTGTgcgtatttaaaattttcatggCAATATATTAACCAATTTTGCCAATGCACCACCATAAACATTATACAGATTACACGCCAAGCTGACAACAAAATATAGTGGATGATAATCAGATATCCCTCTAGAGAAACCAATGCTCTTTCTGCAAAAGAGAAACCATGACTATAAGATTCATCAAAAGActttttatttgcattgatgtaatgtgtttcaatattaaatgtataaattactatctatttaatatattttaggatttatctatccaattgtaactttctttaaaaaaaaaattctttagttgaaattcaaattgtggttataaaacttaaataacaatatattaaaattattgaattaagcgggtcaagacccaatctGTTTTTAAGCCCATTGGAGTCCAACCcttttgagcccaaagtaaacttggcGGGTCAGAACCCAacacaatttctatttcaacccattttaatatctctaaTTTCAACTCAACCCGTCCATTTGACACCCCCAGATTAAACATACATTCATAAAACTCCATGCTACTCTTCTTctttataaatgaaaaatatgcTAGCTACTCCCTTTTTTCAACTACATGTGtcctaatttgaatttgatgatcAATTTGACCAATTGTAAGAGCAAAAAAGTGAGATAAATTGTTCAGAATTCAACGAGAGAATTACATGTAGTCTCTCATACTAATACAGTTTCTCTAGGTACTAACAACTTTTTGAAGAGTTGATCATCTTGTCGGGTTTGTAAGTAAAATGTTTGGAGCTGAGAATGTCATAGGAGTGCTTCATCCTCTACGTGTTCGTGTGGGTGGCGGTAAAATTCGATTGCAAAATCTGCTCTGCTCTGATAGCATATT
The Solanum stenotomum isolate F172 chromosome 12, ASM1918654v1, whole genome shotgun sequence DNA segment above includes these coding regions:
- the LOC125848080 gene encoding protein LIGHT-DEPENDENT SHORT HYPOCOTYLS 4-like; the protein is MLDVYSTINSVSQNFSLPSAPPLPLPSSPPTVSRYELQKRRDWNTFGQYLRNHKPPLILSRCSGANILEFLKYLDQFGKTKVHNCHCPFFGDPHPPAPCNCPLKQAWGSLDALIGRLRAAFEENGGRTETNPFGARAVRLYLKEVRDTQAKARGIAYEKKKRRNIKQRISTNICD
- the LOC125849028 gene encoding pentatricopeptide repeat-containing protein At4g21300, translating into MLFQSKNICSIFRRSISVAAAFSSKPNSPFIQDSVFHNTEEILTSKLAPILQSCTNSTENLGSVLRKGEQVHAQVTVNGIDNLGILGTRILGMYVLCNRFIDAKKLFFQLQLCYASPWNWMIRGYTIMGRFDLAILLFFKMLVFGTCPDKYTFPCVIKACAGINAVNLGKWLHGLVQSLGFEDDVFVGSAFIKFYAENGCLDDARLLFDKMSQRDSVLWNVMLNGYAKDEQSVNDVVGLFMEMRKSETKPNSVTYACVLSVCASEMMVKFGCQLHGLVMRCGLEMDSPVANTLIAMYAKFCSLFDARKIFDLVPQADRVTWNGMIGGYVQNGYIDKALDLFREMVASSVKPDSITFASLLPSVSISEDLYQGKAIHGYILRHDVSIDVFLKNAIIDMYFKCRNVVAARNIFSCSPAVDVVICTAMISGFILNAMSSDAIDVFRWLLNKKMRPNPVTVASTLPACSGLAALRLGKELHGVIVKRSFQGILYVGSAVMDMYAKCGRLDLAQQVFRKMSERDIVCWNSMITSCCQNAEPELAIDFFQQMGAIGAKYDCVSISSALSACANLPALHYGKEIHGFIMKSALSSDVFVESSLIDMYAKCGNLEVAWRVFDLMAHKNEVSWNSIIAAYGNHGRFKDCLNLFHGMRKDGFQPDHVTFLAIISACGHSGRVEEGKHYFNCMTKEYGITPRTEHYACMVDLFGRAGLVEEAFGVIKSMPFAPDAGIWGTLLGACRLHGNTELAEMASEHLLSLDPQNSGYYMLQSNLHANAGKWDMVSKIRLMMKERGVQKVPGYSWTEVNNSTHIFVAADASHPQSGQIYLLLDNLLMELQNEGYVPQMNLQIQQSLSPEL